The following proteins are encoded in a genomic region of Chroogloeocystis siderophila 5.2 s.c.1:
- the rplR gene encoding 50S ribosomal protein L18: protein MKLDRRESKKIRHRRIRGKVSGSQERPRLAVFRSHQHIYAQVIDDTQHHTLVAASSLEPTLKQSLKSGATCEASIEVGKLIAQRSLEKGISKVVFDRGGNLYHGRVKALAEAAREAGLDF from the coding sequence ATGAAGTTAGATCGTAGAGAATCTAAAAAGATTCGACATCGCCGCATCCGAGGAAAAGTTAGCGGTTCCCAAGAACGTCCTCGCTTAGCCGTGTTTCGTTCGCATCAGCACATTTATGCGCAAGTGATCGACGATACACAACACCATACGCTGGTTGCAGCTTCGTCACTTGAGCCAACTTTAAAGCAATCGCTGAAATCTGGCGCGACTTGTGAAGCATCTATCGAGGTTGGCAAATTAATTGCGCAGCGATCGCTTGAGAAAGGTATCTCCAAAGTTGTCTTTGACCGTGGGGGAAACTTGTATCATGGTCGTGTAAAAGCTCTAGCCGAAGCGGCACGCGAAGCAGGGTTAGATTTTTAA
- the rplF gene encoding 50S ribosomal protein L6, with translation MSRIGKRPIAIPAKVQVTLDGLQVTVKGPKGELSRELPSAVTIEQEGDTLLVKRKDDSRTARQMHGLARTLVANMVDGVSQGFQRRLEIQGVGYRAAVQGRNLTLNVGYSHPVQIEPPEGIQIAVENNTNVIVTGFDKELVGNTAAKIRDVRPPEPYKGKGIRYSGEFVRRKAGKAGKK, from the coding sequence ATGTCTCGAATTGGTAAGCGCCCAATCGCGATTCCCGCCAAAGTACAAGTCACTCTTGACGGGTTACAAGTTACAGTTAAAGGACCAAAAGGCGAACTTTCACGTGAACTGCCATCCGCAGTAACGATTGAGCAAGAAGGCGATACGCTACTCGTCAAAAGAAAAGATGACTCGCGTACTGCCCGCCAGATGCATGGTTTGGCACGCACGTTGGTTGCCAATATGGTCGATGGCGTCTCGCAAGGATTTCAACGTCGGTTAGAAATTCAAGGAGTCGGCTATCGTGCGGCGGTTCAAGGTCGCAACCTAACGCTAAACGTAGGATACAGCCATCCAGTACAAATCGAACCTCCTGAAGGAATTCAAATCGCTGTAGAAAACAATACGAACGTCATTGTGACTGGTTTTGATAAAGAACTGGTAGGCAATACGGCAGCAAAGATTCGTGATGTTCGTCCGCCAGAACCGTATAAAGGTAAAGGCATTCGCTATTCTGGTGAATTTGTCAGACGTAAAGCTGGTAAGGCAGGTAAGAAGTAA
- the rpsE gene encoding 30S ribosomal protein S5: MATGGRRKSNRVKEKETNWQERVIQIRRVSKVVKGGKKLSFRAVVAVGNERGQVGIGVGKAGDVIGAVKKGVADGKKHLVDVPLTNSNSIPHPINGSGGGAQVMMRPAAPGTGVIAGGAVRTVLELAGVRNVLAKQLGSNNPLNNARAAVNALSTLRTFSEVAEERGVPIENLYA, encoded by the coding sequence ATGGCAACTGGTGGTCGTCGTAAAAGTAACCGTGTAAAAGAAAAGGAAACGAACTGGCAAGAGCGAGTTATTCAAATTCGCCGTGTCAGCAAGGTAGTAAAAGGTGGTAAAAAACTCAGCTTTCGTGCAGTTGTCGCAGTTGGAAATGAACGCGGTCAAGTTGGAATCGGCGTAGGCAAGGCCGGAGATGTGATCGGGGCAGTAAAAAAAGGTGTCGCCGATGGCAAAAAGCATCTTGTCGATGTTCCACTCACTAATTCCAACTCGATTCCCCATCCCATCAATGGAAGTGGTGGTGGCGCACAAGTGATGATGCGCCCTGCTGCCCCAGGAACAGGAGTCATCGCAGGTGGTGCGGTTCGTACCGTGCTAGAACTTGCTGGCGTGCGTAATGTTTTAGCTAAGCAACTCGGCTCGAATAACCCACTTAACAACGCTCGTGCGGCGGTTAACGCGCTATCTACCTTACGGACCTTCTCCGAAGTTGCAGAAGAGCGTGGCGTACCAATTGAAAACCTCTACGCTTAA
- the rplO gene encoding 50S ribosomal protein L15, with translation MRLTDPKPQAGSKKRRRRVGRGISAGQGASAGLGMRGQKARSGSSTRPGFEGGQQPLYRRIPKLKGFPIVNRKQYTTINVYKLASLPANTEVNLASLREAGILTAVQGPLKILGDGEINIPLRVQAAAFTKQAREKITAAGGNCEVLESK, from the coding sequence ATGAGACTAACTGATCCTAAGCCTCAAGCAGGCTCAAAAAAACGCCGCCGTCGTGTTGGGCGCGGTATTTCAGCAGGTCAAGGAGCAAGTGCTGGTCTAGGTATGCGCGGGCAAAAAGCTCGTTCAGGTAGCAGTACCCGACCAGGCTTTGAAGGCGGTCAACAACCTCTGTATCGGCGCATTCCCAAGCTCAAAGGCTTTCCGATCGTTAATCGTAAGCAGTACACTACGATCAATGTATATAAGCTGGCATCACTTCCTGCCAATACAGAAGTCAATCTAGCTTCCTTACGCGAAGCTGGTATTCTTACTGCTGTACAGGGACCGCTGAAAATTTTGGGAGACGGGGAAATTAATATTCCCTTACGAGTTCAAGCCGCAGCTTTCACCAAACAAGCGCGTGAGAAAATCACAGCAGCTGGTGGAAATTGTGAAGTCCTCGAATCCAAATGA
- the rpsH gene encoding 30S ribosomal protein S8, with the protein MAANDTIADMLTRIRNANMARHQTTQIPATKMTRSIAQVLREEGFIADFEEVGEGVKRNLVISLKYKGKNRQPLITALKRISKPGLRVYSNRKELPRVLGGIGIAIISTSSGIMTDREARRQGLGGEVLCYVW; encoded by the coding sequence ATGGCGGCTAACGACACAATTGCAGATATGCTGACGCGCATCCGCAATGCTAATATGGCGCGGCATCAGACAACACAGATACCAGCCACAAAAATGACCCGCAGCATTGCTCAAGTGTTAAGAGAAGAAGGGTTTATCGCCGATTTTGAAGAGGTGGGCGAAGGCGTAAAACGTAACTTAGTCATCTCGCTCAAATACAAAGGTAAAAATCGCCAACCTTTGATTACTGCGTTGAAGCGCATTAGTAAGCCTGGTTTACGCGTTTACTCGAATCGCAAAGAGTTACCACGCGTACTCGGTGGAATTGGTATCGCGATTATTTCGACTTCTAGCGGCATCATGACCGACCGCGAAGCCCGACGTCAAGGCTTAGGCGGTGAAGTGCTTTGCTATGTTTGGTAA